Proteins co-encoded in one Apus apus isolate bApuApu2 chromosome 22, bApuApu2.pri.cur, whole genome shotgun sequence genomic window:
- the FDXACB1 gene encoding ferredoxin-fold anticodon-binding domain-containing protein 1 — MGLGRRVLLLGEGNCSFAASLCRDRGTRVVATCYESEEEVTGRRGAAENIRRLRERGAEVLFSVDCTNLKDYFLAEKGEFDSIYFNFPHCGRKAGVVKNRELLARFFHSSAELLAEEGEVHVALCNGQGGTPADQPRREWHNSWQIVAVAAGAGFILSEVHPFKAETIHGYKCTGYRSQDKSFCVEGALNHIFTRSTPLPCFKPVAYRTELENQTVYFQVPQVLVDKIDRGFLELNSNHPVRTVKEKLTAELDQAFQLQNTDCCLPLLHRGHLSGVCHSNLFVIILSPEETPSTEEVANEALFPQVDFCRDTDKSGWAQGECHLSEEYYLRPSLLPYAQAIIQRGTFVPGILTVLSGPVFRKCLITPYSMPVFHEILFACAVNRGTESSCIQMLVNNMKTSIHSLHQTVSSSKLSLSLQEATSFETTELNDFAAFESQLSQVQYFICVDTDTLGSCERGFCVGVVRIARDELTSSDLVVVLASLNLDLLAMLICGIPDWRMLWTPDTRFLQQFPRGELRLFKSFSLYPPSYVHDVSFWLPDGERFDEVAFHTIARQVSGETVVSIQLIDSFQRAETGLKSLCYRLTFQSCDRALSRQEVAQMEQRFRKEIAQRLGVTLR; from the exons ATGGGGCTGGGGCGCCGCGTCCTGCTGCTGGGCGAGGGGAACTGCTCCTTCGCCGCCTCCCTCTGCCGGGACCGGGGCACCAGGGTCGTGGCCACTTGCTACGAGAGCGAGGAGGAGGTGAccgggcggcggggagcggcggaGAACATCCGGAGGCTGCGGGAGAGgg GAgctgaagttttgttttctgtggacTGCACCAACCTGAAGGACtattttttagcagaaaaaggagaatttgATTCTATTTATTTCAACTTCCCTCACTGTGGGAGAAAGGCAGGGGTTGTGAAGAACAGGGAGCTTCTTGCCCGCTTTTTCCACAG ctctgcagagctgctggcagaggagggagaggtcCATGTGGCTCTTTGCAATGGACAGGGTGGGACTCCTGCTGACCAACCAAGGAGGGAATGGCACAACAGCTGGCAAATCgtggcagtggcagcaggagctggattCATCCTGAGTGAGGTTCATCCTTTTAAAGCAGAGACTATCCATGGGTACAAGTGTACAGGCTACAG GAGTCAAGATAAATCTTTCTGTGTAGAAGGTGCTTTAAACCACATTTTCACCCGGAGCACCCCCCTTCCCTGCTTCAAACCTGTGGCCTACCGGACAGAACTGGAAAAccaaacagtttattttcaagTACCACAAGTACTTGTGGATAAAATTGATAG ggGTTTCCTAGAACTCAATTCAAATCATCCAGTAAGGACAGTAAAGGAGAAGCTCACTGCAGAGCTCGACCAAGCCTTCCAGCTGCAGAACACTGactgctgccttcctctgctccaCCGAGGTCACCTCAGTGGGGTTTGTCACTCAAATCTCTTTGTGATCATTCTGAGCCCAGAGGAGACTCCAAGCACTGAGGAAGTGGCAAATGAAGCTTTATTTCCCCAGGTTGACTTTTGCAGGGACACAGATAAGAGTGGCTGGGCACAAGGGGAATGCCACCTTTCAGAAGAGTATTATCTCAGACCTTCCCTTCTACCTTATGCTCAGGCAATAATACAAAGAGGAACCTTTGTCCCGGGAATACTTACGGTTCTTTCTGGCCCAGTTTTCAGGAAGTGTCTTATCACTCCTTACTCCATGCCTGTTTTTCATGAGATCCTATTTGCCTGTGCAGTTAACAGGGGTACAGAGAGCAGCTGTATCCAGATGCTGGTGAATAACATGAAGACCAGCATACATTCTCTTCACCAGACTGTTTCCAGCTCTAAACTGAGTCTCAGTCTGCAGGAAGCAACGAGCTTTGAGACAACTGAGCTAAATGactttgctgcttttgaatCTCAGCTTAGTCAGGTTCAGTACTTCATCTGCGTGGACACAGACACTTTGGGCTCCTGTGAGAGGGGCTTCTGTGTGGGAGTTGTAAGGATAGCCCGTGATGAGTTAACCAGCAGTGACTTGGTTGTTGTCTTGGCTTCGTTGAATCTCGACCTCCTGGCCATGCTGATCTGTGGAATACCTGACTGGCGGATGCTCTGGACACCAGACACACGGTTCCTCCAGCAGTTTCCTAGAGGGGAGTTAAGGCTTTTCAAGAGTTTTTCTCTGTATCCACCTTCCTACGTCCACGATGTCAGCTTTTGGCTTCCTGATGGGGAGCGATTTGATGAAGTTGCTTTTCACACCATTGCTAGGCAGGTGTCGGGTGAAACGGTGGTATCCATCCAGCTAATTGACAGCTTCCAGCGGGCAGAGACCGGACTGAAGAGCCTCTGCTACCGGCTGACCTTCCAGTCCTGCGACAGGGCCCTGAGCCGCCAGGAGGTGGCACAGATGGAGCAGAGATTTCGGAAGGAAATCGCCCAGCGCCTGGGAGTGACTCTTCGCTGA
- the CRYAB gene encoding alpha-crystallin B chain, with product MDITIHNPLIRRPFLSWLAPSRIFDQIFGEHLQESELLPASPSFSPFLMRSPILRMPSWLETGLSEMRLEKDKFSVNLDVKHFSPEELKVKVLGDMIEIHGKHEERQDEHGFIAREFNRKYRIPDDVDPLTITSSLSLDGVLTVSAPRKQSDVPERTIPITREEKPAIAGAQRK from the exons ATGGATATCACCATCCACAACCCCCTGATCCGCAGACCCTTCCTGTCTTGGTTGGCACCCAGTCGCATCTTTGACCAGATTTTCGGGGAGCACCTGCAGGagtcagagctgctccctgcttcccccagCTTCAGCCCCTTCCTGATGAGATCCCCCATTCTTCGGATGCCCAGCTGGCTGGAGACGGGACTCTCTGAG ATGCGGCTGGAGAAGGACAAGTTTTCTGTAAACCTCGATGTGAAGCATTTCTCCCCTGAGGAGCTGAAGGTGAAGGTGCTTGGGGACATGATAGAAATCCACGGGAAGCACGAGGAGCGCCAG GATGAGCATGGCTTTATTGCCAGGGAATTCAACAGGAAATACAGGATCCCAGATGATGTGGACCCTCTGACCATAACATCATCCCTCTCTCTGGATGGCGTCCTGACCGTGAGCGCACCCAGGAAACAAAGCGACGTCCCCGAGCGCACCATCCCCATCACCCGAGAGGAGAAACCTGCCATTGCAGGAGCCCAAAGGAAGTAG
- the HSPB2 gene encoding heat shock protein beta-2, which produces MAARTVPHAYPMSSEYEFANPSKIYDQNFGEGVSPCEILAPALYHGYYIRPRINKQLDRGTSEISLNEHKFQVFLDVCHFLPDELSVRTVDNLLEVMGQHPQKADRHGFISREFTRTYILPLDVDPLLVRATLSHDGILSIVAPRTGKEVKARVNEVKITQQEQPVGKEEESEEGKRKEES; this is translated from the exons ATGGCTGCCCGGACGGTCCCTCACGCCTACCCCATGAGTTCAGAGTATGAGTTTGCCAACCCAAGCAAGATTTATGACCAGAACTTTGGAGAAG GTGTGTCCCCGTGTGAGATTCTAGCCCCTGCCCTGTACCACGGCTACTACATCAGGCCTCGCATCAACAAGCAGCTGGATCGGGGCACCTCTGAGATCAGCCTCAACGAGCACAAGTTCCAGGTGTTCCTGGATGTCTGCCACTTCCTGCCGGATGAGCTGAGCGTCCGCACCGTGGACAACCTGCTGGAGGTGATGGGGCAGCACCCCCAGAAGGCTGATCGCCACGGCTTCATCTCCAGAGAGTTCACCAGGACGTACATCCTCCCTCTGGATGTTGACCCCTTGCTGGTGAGAGCCACCTTGTCCCACGATGGCATCTTAAGCATCGTGGCTCCTCGGACGGGGAAGGAGGTGAAGGCCAGAGTCAACGAGGTGAAGATAACCCAACAGGAGCAGCCAGTGGGGAAAGAAGAAGAGTCTGAGGAAGGAAAACGGAAAGAAGAGTCCTAA